One segment of Streptomyces sp. NA02950 DNA contains the following:
- a CDS encoding class I SAM-dependent methyltransferase, which produces MADAAAGDSWSVKLSGVPETLLWNLYMRAAEARRPRPVLDDPKAVELVDRIDYPFEQTFGPPAPLLAQGQALRVRTFDGAVRAFLEEHPEGTVVTLAEGLETQYWRVDNGRARWLCVELPETAEVRRALLPDEDRRRTLARSALDLSWRDEVDPSRGVLITAQGLLMYLRPGEVRDLIAGCAERFRGGTLVFDAVPRWFSARTLPGGMRTPQGYRTPPMPWGMDAGELPKVRTAHPAVTEVRELPPPRGRGLYHGAVAPLIRRLPAVRNLRPTMTVLTRFS; this is translated from the coding sequence ATGGCGGACGCAGCGGCCGGCGACAGCTGGAGCGTCAAGCTCAGCGGGGTGCCCGAGACCCTGCTGTGGAACCTCTATATGCGTGCCGCCGAGGCCCGTCGGCCCCGGCCGGTGCTCGACGACCCCAAGGCCGTGGAGCTGGTCGACCGTATCGACTACCCCTTCGAGCAGACCTTCGGCCCACCCGCCCCGCTGCTGGCACAGGGCCAGGCGCTGCGGGTCCGTACCTTCGACGGCGCCGTACGGGCCTTTCTCGAGGAGCATCCGGAGGGCACGGTCGTCACCCTCGCCGAGGGGCTGGAGACGCAGTACTGGCGGGTGGACAACGGACGGGCGCGCTGGCTGTGCGTGGAGCTGCCGGAGACCGCCGAGGTACGCCGTGCCCTGCTGCCGGACGAGGACCGGCGGCGCACCCTCGCCCGCTCCGCGCTCGACCTGTCCTGGCGGGACGAGGTCGATCCCTCGCGCGGGGTGCTGATCACCGCCCAGGGGCTGCTGATGTATCTGCGGCCGGGCGAGGTACGGGATCTGATCGCGGGGTGCGCCGAACGGTTCCGGGGCGGGACGCTGGTCTTCGACGCGGTGCCGCGCTGGTTCAGCGCGCGCACGCTGCCCGGCGGGATGCGCACCCCGCAGGGCTACCGGACGCCGCCCATGCCATGGGGCATGGACGCGGGTGAGCTGCCCAAGGTGCGCACCGCCCACCCGGCCGTCACCGAGGTCCGCGAACTGCCCCCGCCGCGCGGCCGGGGTCTGTACCACGGGGCGGTGGCCCCGCTGATCCGCCGACTGCCCGCGGTACGGAACCTGCGCCCCACGATGACGGTGCTCACCCGTTTCAGCTGA
- a CDS encoding MarR family winged helix-turn-helix transcriptional regulator — protein MAQRKLTQADMPVADHAFYGLVWAGTVLTERVDRALVKAHDLPVSWFEVMLWLASSPDPVPASVLGNSTMLSRSQVSRVIDALRNRGLVTRTPSAHDARSVEISLTPEGRRLFEEADATRRACLAPVFTGVLDEEDLTALSRVWHKLKEKKEEI, from the coding sequence ATGGCACAGCGCAAGCTCACCCAGGCCGACATGCCCGTCGCCGACCACGCCTTCTACGGACTGGTCTGGGCCGGGACCGTCCTCACCGAACGGGTGGACCGCGCCCTGGTCAAGGCGCACGATCTGCCGGTCTCCTGGTTCGAGGTGATGCTCTGGCTCGCCTCCAGCCCCGATCCGGTCCCCGCCTCCGTGCTCGGCAACAGCACCATGCTCAGCCGCAGCCAGGTCTCGCGGGTGATCGACGCCCTGCGGAACCGCGGACTGGTCACGCGTACGCCCTCCGCGCACGACGCCCGCTCCGTGGAGATCAGCCTCACCCCCGAGGGCCGCCGGCTCTTCGAGGAGGCCGACGCCACCCGCCGGGCCTGCCTCGCCCCGGTCTTCACCGGTGTCCTCGACGAGGAGGACCTGACCGCCCTCAGCCGGGTGTGGCACAAGCTCAAGGAGAAGAAGGAAGAGATCTGA
- a CDS encoding thioesterase family protein: MSTPLPDYQQTVRPEWIDYNGHMSEAFYVLVFGHSTDEMMVETGLDSSYRAKTGCSLYTVESHIRYLREVEEGSELTIRTRVLGVDEKKVRFSHEMHVGEPDGAPVATTELLAVHTDRKAGRAAPFPDDVRERLSALVEKTPEWAGRAIGPVPAEAG; the protein is encoded by the coding sequence ATGAGCACCCCGCTCCCCGACTACCAGCAGACCGTCCGGCCCGAGTGGATCGACTACAACGGCCATATGAGCGAGGCGTTCTACGTCCTCGTCTTCGGCCACAGCACCGACGAGATGATGGTCGAGACCGGGCTCGACTCCAGCTATCGCGCGAAGACCGGCTGCTCGCTCTACACCGTGGAGTCGCACATCCGGTATCTGCGCGAGGTCGAGGAGGGTTCCGAACTCACCATCCGCACGCGGGTGCTGGGGGTCGACGAGAAGAAGGTGCGGTTCTCGCACGAGATGCATGTGGGCGAGCCGGACGGTGCGCCGGTCGCCACGACCGAGCTGCTCGCCGTGCACACCGACCGGAAGGCGGGGCGCGCGGCGCCGTTCCCGGACGACGTCCGTGAGCGGCTGTCGGCCCTGGTCGAGAAGACACCGGAGTGGGCGGGGCGGGCCATCGGCCCGGTCCCGGCCGAGGCGGGGTAG
- a CDS encoding 3-hydroxyacyl-CoA dehydrogenase NAD-binding domain-containing protein translates to MPLPPCPPEGVRRVACIGAGVIGGGWVAHFLARGYDVTAWDPAPDAEERLRRLVTAAWPALEQIGLAEGASPGRLAFAATLDEAVAEAQFVQESAPEKLELKRRLLAELDAATPAGVVIASSTSGYPMTDMQTEAADPGRLLVGHPFNPPYLIPLVEVVGGERTEAAAVQWASRFYTVAGKSVITMDRELPGFIANRLQEALWREALHMVANGEATVREIDDSITEGPGLRWAFMGPCLTFALAGGEGGMAHMLDHFGPSLKSPWTRLEAPELDEALRTAMVEGCETAADGRTIAQLVAERDQGVIDVLRATGRLPGQRVGSSGTAGNTGTTDTTSPLPRQSTTHAPQGGDS, encoded by the coding sequence ATGCCCCTTCCCCCCTGCCCGCCCGAGGGCGTTCGGCGGGTCGCCTGCATCGGTGCCGGAGTCATCGGCGGCGGCTGGGTCGCCCACTTCCTGGCGCGCGGCTACGACGTCACCGCCTGGGATCCGGCTCCCGACGCCGAGGAGCGGCTGCGCCGTCTGGTCACGGCCGCCTGGCCCGCGCTGGAGCAGATCGGCCTCGCCGAGGGTGCCTCGCCCGGTCGGCTGGCCTTCGCCGCGACGCTCGACGAGGCCGTGGCCGAGGCGCAGTTCGTCCAGGAGAGCGCTCCCGAGAAGCTGGAGCTGAAGCGGCGGCTGCTGGCCGAGCTGGATGCCGCGACGCCCGCGGGTGTGGTCATCGCGTCGTCCACCTCCGGCTATCCGATGACGGACATGCAGACCGAGGCGGCGGACCCCGGCCGCCTGCTCGTCGGCCACCCCTTCAACCCGCCGTATCTCATCCCCCTGGTCGAGGTCGTGGGCGGTGAGCGGACGGAGGCCGCGGCCGTCCAGTGGGCCTCGCGCTTCTACACGGTGGCCGGGAAGTCCGTGATCACCATGGACCGTGAGCTGCCCGGCTTCATCGCCAACCGCCTCCAGGAGGCACTGTGGCGCGAGGCCCTGCACATGGTCGCCAACGGTGAGGCGACGGTGCGGGAGATCGACGACTCGATCACCGAGGGGCCGGGGCTGCGCTGGGCCTTCATGGGTCCGTGTCTGACGTTCGCCCTCGCGGGCGGCGAGGGCGGGATGGCCCATATGCTCGACCATTTCGGACCCTCGCTGAAGTCGCCCTGGACCCGTCTGGAGGCGCCGGAGCTGGACGAGGCGCTGCGTACGGCGATGGTCGAGGGCTGTGAGACGGCGGCCGACGGCCGCACCATCGCCCAGCTGGTCGCCGAGCGCGACCAGGGCGTCATCGACGTGCTGCGGGCCACCGGGCGTCTTCCGGGGCAACGCGTCGGCAGCAGCGGCACCGCCGGCAATACCGGCACCACCGACACCACCAGCCCGCTTCCGCGGCAAAGCACCACCCACGCGCCCCAGGGAGGCGACTCATGA
- a CDS encoding 3-keto-5-aminohexanoate cleavage protein: MNDSVIITCALTGAGDTVGRSPHVPVTPAQIARSAVEAAEAGAAVVHVHVRDPETGAPARDPRLYREVVERVKGTGTDVVINLTAGMGGDLVIDPEEPLRQLPGTDLVSGLERLPHVEELLPDICTLDCGSLNFGDGSNLYVSTPDMLRTGAKRIQELGVRPELEIFDTGQLWFAKQLLAEGLLDDPTVFQLCMGIPWGAPAEPGVLKAMVDLLPEGAQWASFALGRMQMPWVAQSILLGGNVRVGLEDNLYLSRGVKATNGELVERAVRITELLGARVATPDEARQRLGLKPRG; the protein is encoded by the coding sequence ATGAACGACAGCGTCATCATCACCTGCGCCCTCACCGGCGCCGGTGACACCGTGGGCCGCAGTCCCCATGTCCCCGTCACCCCCGCGCAGATCGCCCGGTCCGCCGTCGAGGCCGCCGAGGCCGGGGCCGCCGTGGTCCACGTCCATGTCCGGGATCCCGAGACCGGCGCTCCCGCCCGCGATCCGCGGCTGTACCGCGAGGTCGTCGAGCGGGTGAAGGGGACCGGGACCGACGTGGTCATCAACCTGACCGCGGGCATGGGCGGTGACCTGGTCATCGACCCCGAGGAGCCGCTGCGGCAGCTTCCCGGTACCGATCTGGTGAGCGGTCTCGAGCGGCTTCCGCATGTCGAGGAGCTGCTGCCGGACATCTGCACCCTCGACTGCGGTTCGCTCAACTTCGGCGACGGCAGCAACCTCTACGTCTCCACCCCCGACATGCTGCGCACCGGTGCCAAGCGCATCCAGGAGCTGGGCGTACGGCCCGAGTTGGAGATCTTCGACACCGGGCAGCTGTGGTTCGCCAAGCAGTTGCTGGCCGAGGGACTGCTCGACGACCCGACCGTCTTCCAGCTCTGCATGGGCATCCCCTGGGGCGCCCCGGCCGAGCCCGGCGTACTCAAGGCGATGGTGGATCTGCTGCCGGAGGGCGCGCAGTGGGCCAGCTTCGCGCTGGGCCGGATGCAGATGCCCTGGGTGGCCCAGTCGATCCTGCTCGGCGGCAACGTCCGGGTCGGGCTGGAGGACAACCTGTACCTCAGCCGGGGCGTCAAGGCCACCAACGGCGAGCTCGTCGAACGTGCCGTACGGATCACCGAACTGCTGGGCGCCCGGGTCGCCACACCCGACGAGGCGCGGCAGCGGCTGGGACTCAAGCCCCGCGGATGA
- a CDS encoding DNA-binding transcriptional regulator has protein sequence MTTEVHVPNDALRAVRIGLRMSQDDLARALRRAGAESGEPNEASKRLVQRWEAGISRSPRPVYIRALERVTGMPIESLGFAPQVPMARVQGDGAGGHDMAPGAEGVAPASEETRPGQQTAGDNYSGVWLSRYEFYSSGREDVFEGRHYVVLVQHGNRLTGRSLPGASVNPDSPLSLDLTVDRSVITGTWTEQTATDGYYQGASYHGALQMLVEPTSRRMAGKWVGFGKDFDVNTGPWELRLMDTSTSKATLERYSLPPE, from the coding sequence ATGACAACCGAGGTTCACGTACCGAACGACGCGCTCAGGGCCGTGCGAATCGGTCTGCGTATGAGCCAGGACGACTTGGCGAGGGCGCTCCGCCGGGCGGGTGCCGAATCAGGCGAACCGAACGAGGCCAGCAAGAGGCTCGTCCAGCGTTGGGAAGCAGGTATCAGCAGGTCGCCGAGGCCGGTGTACATCCGAGCACTGGAGAGGGTCACAGGCATGCCGATCGAGTCGTTGGGGTTCGCCCCGCAGGTGCCCATGGCGAGAGTCCAGGGCGACGGTGCCGGGGGGCACGACATGGCTCCGGGCGCAGAGGGTGTCGCCCCTGCCTCCGAGGAGACCCGGCCAGGCCAGCAGACGGCCGGGGACAACTACAGCGGCGTATGGCTCTCCCGCTACGAGTTCTACTCATCGGGCCGTGAGGACGTCTTCGAGGGCAGGCATTACGTGGTGCTCGTCCAGCACGGAAACCGCCTGACAGGGCGGTCCCTCCCCGGGGCGTCCGTGAACCCTGATTCCCCGCTCTCCCTGGACCTGACAGTTGACCGGAGCGTGATCACGGGTACCTGGACCGAGCAGACGGCCACGGACGGCTACTACCAGGGAGCGAGCTACCACGGCGCGCTTCAGATGCTTGTGGAACCGACCAGCCGCCGCATGGCCGGCAAGTGGGTCGGCTTCGGCAAGGACTTCGACGTCAACACCGGACCGTGGGAGCTCAGGCTCATGGATACGTCGACGTCCAAAGCGACCTTGGAGCGGTACAGCCTGCCGCCCGAGTGA
- a CDS encoding TetR/AcrR family transcriptional regulator, translated as MQQQSGTEVAARVRQVIGEVGCSQREFARRIVMDPSKLSRSLGGSRRFTVAELARIADAGNVDAGWLLGTATAAEPTAPAPSTGSTTARRPAVAPEGGRPLQIVRETVRLIAEHGFHAVRVADIAAACDTSTAAIHYHFPGRAELLEAAVRWCMDEDTARRAARIADADDAYEELRQLIALQVPYTVQQRRQWLVWMDLWAEAARSTAIGRLHADFYRQWRQTVAEVIRRGIAQGVFRGVDPETTAVRLTALMDGLAAQVLAAAPGEGGAAGVGMSAEAMHTACAAYVDTELAAGGGATPVTGTGPSPAGTDPSAPHHHAADGP; from the coding sequence ATGCAGCAGCAGTCCGGCACCGAGGTGGCCGCGCGCGTTCGCCAGGTGATCGGCGAAGTCGGGTGCAGCCAGCGGGAGTTCGCGCGGCGGATCGTGATGGACCCGTCCAAGCTGTCGCGCTCGCTCGGCGGCAGCCGCCGGTTCACCGTTGCCGAACTGGCCCGGATCGCCGACGCCGGGAACGTGGACGCGGGGTGGCTGCTCGGTACCGCCACGGCCGCCGAGCCCACGGCCCCCGCCCCCTCCACCGGGTCGACGACGGCGCGGCGACCCGCCGTCGCCCCCGAGGGCGGACGGCCGTTGCAGATCGTGCGGGAGACGGTGCGGCTCATCGCCGAGCACGGTTTCCACGCGGTACGCGTCGCCGACATCGCCGCCGCCTGCGACACCAGCACCGCCGCCATCCACTACCACTTCCCCGGCCGCGCCGAGCTGCTGGAGGCCGCGGTGCGCTGGTGCATGGACGAGGACACCGCGCGGCGCGCCGCCCGGATCGCGGACGCCGACGACGCGTACGAGGAGCTGCGGCAGCTGATCGCGCTCCAGGTGCCGTACACCGTGCAGCAGCGCAGGCAGTGGCTGGTGTGGATGGATCTGTGGGCCGAGGCCGCGCGGTCCACGGCGATCGGGCGGCTGCACGCCGACTTCTACCGGCAGTGGCGGCAGACCGTCGCCGAGGTGATCCGGCGCGGGATCGCGCAGGGCGTCTTCCGCGGCGTGGACCCGGAGACCACCGCGGTACGGCTGACCGCGCTGATGGACGGGCTGGCGGCACAGGTGCTGGCCGCCGCCCCCGGTGAGGGCGGTGCGGCGGGCGTCGGGATGAGCGCCGAGGCCATGCACACCGCCTGTGCCGCCTACGTCGACACCGAGTTGGCCGCCGGGGGCGGGGCCACGCCCGTCACCGGCACCGGCCCCTCCCCCGCCGGTACGGACCCCTCCGCCCCGCACCACCACGCCGCCGACGGGCCCTAG
- a CDS encoding deoxyxylulose-5-phosphate synthase, giving the protein MPPAKSSWVCLPCRASYKQPRDARHPERRCPRCAEPLIHAGPAFAPPPRRDTEGWRTLSLLLHAGIRFFPMGCSCGPGYRPRTTAEVRERMAYARESGEPLARALVRAEVPWPAPNGKRRARRRRPR; this is encoded by the coding sequence ATGCCGCCCGCGAAATCCTCCTGGGTCTGCCTCCCCTGTCGGGCCTCCTACAAGCAGCCGCGGGACGCCCGCCATCCCGAACGGCGCTGTCCGCGCTGCGCGGAGCCGCTGATCCACGCCGGGCCCGCCTTCGCGCCGCCCCCGCGGCGGGACACCGAGGGGTGGCGCACGCTGTCGCTGCTGCTGCACGCGGGTATCCGCTTCTTCCCCATGGGGTGCTCCTGCGGACCCGGCTACCGGCCACGCACGACGGCCGAGGTGCGGGAGCGGATGGCGTACGCGCGGGAGAGCGGTGAGCCGTTGGCCCGGGCACTGGTACGGGCCGAGGTGCCCTGGCCCGCACCGAACGGCAAGCGACGGGCGCGGCGTCGGCGGCCGCGGTGA
- a CDS encoding thiamine pyrophosphate-dependent enzyme encodes MNKTQAIQEIVSATGGRPVVFTTGYACRIAQHIADRPGHFYMTGSIRLAASVGTGVALATGAPTVVVDGDGSLLMNPVGLVSAGAIPDLRLIHVALDDGAYASTGGQAVPSDRTDLAAWARASGYATVLRAEDPDTLRVMLCDALAHCAAPVFLHCALTARDAAVPPRVRGDLGDHQRRFSRHLATSAPHA; translated from the coding sequence GTGAACAAGACCCAGGCCATTCAAGAGATCGTGTCGGCCACCGGTGGCCGACCGGTCGTATTCACCACCGGCTATGCATGCCGTATTGCGCAGCACATCGCTGACCGCCCCGGGCATTTCTATATGACGGGCTCGATAAGGCTCGCCGCATCAGTCGGCACCGGTGTCGCCCTGGCGACCGGTGCGCCGACCGTCGTCGTCGACGGTGACGGCAGCCTCCTGATGAACCCGGTCGGCCTGGTCTCCGCCGGCGCGATACCGGATCTGAGGCTGATCCATGTGGCCCTCGATGACGGTGCGTACGCCTCGACGGGCGGCCAGGCGGTCCCGTCGGACCGGACCGATCTCGCGGCCTGGGCCAGGGCGTCCGGCTACGCAACTGTCCTGCGGGCGGAGGATCCCGACACTCTGCGCGTGATGCTGTGCGACGCGCTCGCGCACTGCGCGGCCCCGGTCTTCCTGCACTGCGCACTGACCGCGCGGGACGCCGCGGTGCCACCGCGAGTCCGCGGCGATCTCGGCGACCACCAGCGTCGTTTCAGCCGTCACCTGGCCACCTCTGCCCCCCACGCCTAG
- a CDS encoding thiamine pyrophosphate-binding protein, producing the protein MLSAYLADKGFGPFFGTPCGILAPLYQRVEDEFGLRTVPREDNAVGVAAGAAMAGQSPVVMMQNSGLGQSVNALASLVVPYEIPLLLIVSLRGILPDTTPENTVMGRLTEPLLSDLGIPAERLQADMLTAQVDRAHEIIHEQRRPAALLVPPSLFGWQA; encoded by the coding sequence GTGCTGTCCGCGTATCTCGCGGACAAGGGTTTCGGCCCTTTCTTCGGGACGCCCTGCGGGATTCTGGCGCCGCTTTACCAGCGGGTGGAGGACGAATTCGGACTCCGGACCGTCCCGCGGGAGGACAATGCGGTGGGCGTCGCCGCCGGGGCCGCCATGGCCGGCCAGTCGCCCGTGGTCATGATGCAGAACTCCGGCCTGGGACAGTCGGTCAACGCCCTGGCCTCGCTGGTCGTCCCCTATGAGATCCCGTTGCTGCTGATCGTGAGCCTCCGCGGGATCCTGCCGGACACCACTCCGGAGAACACCGTCATGGGGCGGCTGACCGAGCCCCTGCTGAGTGACCTGGGCATTCCGGCCGAGCGGCTGCAGGCGGACATGTTGACAGCCCAAGTCGACCGCGCACACGAAATCATCCATGAACAACGGCGTCCGGCCGCGCTGCTCGTTCCCCCGTCACTCTTCGGGTGGCAGGCGTGA
- a CDS encoding SDR family oxidoreductase: MSSTATPSKVVLITGTSSGIGLAAAVAAAEAGWHTVATLRDPGRADALREAAADAGVELDIRRLDVTDEAAAIALVEAVLADYGRLDAVINNAGAGHLGTLENETVADVREVMEVNFFGVLHLSKAALPHLRASSGRLITVTSVGGVIGQPFNEAYCAAKFAVEGYMESLAPVAKALGVTVSVVEPGAVATEFVNNINLDLDAEVAAAGPYAPTLRAYLERTTAQFRNGAQTPAEAAHTVLEALTADRPAFRIQTSDWARDFTATKLTDHDGSAVIGLTGTWIA, encoded by the coding sequence ATGTCCTCCACCGCCACCCCCTCCAAGGTCGTCCTGATCACCGGCACCTCGTCCGGTATCGGCCTGGCCGCCGCCGTGGCCGCGGCCGAGGCCGGCTGGCACACCGTCGCGACCCTCCGCGACCCGGGCCGCGCCGACGCCCTGCGCGAGGCGGCCGCAGACGCGGGCGTCGAGCTGGACATCCGCCGCCTCGACGTCACCGACGAAGCCGCCGCCATCGCCCTGGTCGAGGCCGTGCTCGCCGACTACGGCCGGCTCGACGCCGTGATCAACAACGCGGGAGCGGGCCATCTGGGCACCCTCGAGAACGAGACCGTCGCCGACGTCCGCGAGGTCATGGAGGTCAACTTCTTCGGCGTCCTCCACCTCTCCAAGGCCGCCCTGCCGCACCTGCGCGCCTCCAGCGGCCGCCTGATCACCGTGACCAGCGTCGGCGGCGTCATCGGCCAGCCCTTCAACGAGGCGTACTGCGCGGCCAAGTTCGCGGTCGAGGGCTATATGGAGAGCCTGGCCCCGGTCGCGAAGGCCCTCGGTGTGACGGTCTCGGTCGTCGAACCGGGCGCGGTGGCCACCGAATTCGTCAACAACATCAACCTCGACCTGGACGCCGAAGTCGCCGCCGCCGGTCCCTACGCCCCCACCCTGCGGGCCTACCTGGAACGCACCACCGCCCAGTTCCGCAACGGCGCCCAGACCCCGGCCGAGGCGGCCCACACCGTCCTCGAAGCCCTCACCGCCGACCGCCCCGCCTTCCGCATCCAGACCTCCGACTGGGCCCGTGACTTCACCGCCACCAAGCTCACCGACCACGACGGCTCCGCGGTCATCGGTCTGACGGGCACCTGGATCGCCTGA
- a CDS encoding DMT family transporter — MKLLTVVASAAIYALMSAVMKEASSTGDASVALVARYVFACATLVPIYLASGRPTVRTSQLRWHLLRGGLGFGMFLCYTLALERLPLQNAMVLNSSYLLFVPILMLVFMRQRVGPVAVAGLVLGFAGIVVVTGVRPDGFLDWGSVFALASGVASAGANVIVARLRRTDSSFSVVFYFFGVSLALSVGWALITSHSLSLGSWWLIIAVGALSAVYQQLLAYALKHLSSELVSSVMASSMVFGFALDMLMFQHFPSPRDYGGSVLILAGALVVLWANRLRSRHPRAPGLPELPQPADTTPSDRTAGIKGAER; from the coding sequence ATGAAACTGCTGACCGTCGTCGCGTCGGCCGCGATCTACGCCCTGATGAGCGCCGTGATGAAGGAGGCGAGCAGCACCGGCGACGCGTCCGTGGCGCTGGTGGCCAGATATGTCTTCGCCTGTGCCACCCTGGTGCCGATCTACCTGGCGAGCGGACGTCCCACGGTGCGCACCTCCCAGCTGCGCTGGCACCTCCTGCGCGGCGGGCTGGGGTTCGGCATGTTCCTGTGCTACACCCTGGCCCTCGAACGGCTCCCGTTGCAGAACGCGATGGTGCTGAACTCCAGCTATCTGCTGTTCGTGCCGATCCTGATGCTGGTCTTCATGCGCCAGCGGGTCGGGCCCGTCGCGGTGGCGGGACTGGTGCTGGGTTTCGCGGGGATCGTCGTCGTGACCGGGGTGCGACCGGACGGCTTCCTCGACTGGGGCAGCGTCTTCGCGCTCGCCTCCGGAGTGGCCTCAGCGGGCGCCAACGTGATCGTGGCCCGGCTGCGCCGCACGGACAGCAGTTTCTCGGTGGTCTTCTACTTCTTCGGTGTCTCCCTGGCACTGTCCGTCGGGTGGGCGCTGATCACGAGCCATTCGCTGTCCCTGGGCAGCTGGTGGCTGATCATCGCCGTCGGCGCGCTCAGCGCGGTCTACCAGCAGCTGCTCGCCTACGCGCTCAAGCACCTGAGCAGCGAGCTCGTGTCCAGTGTGATGGCCAGTTCGATGGTGTTCGGCTTCGCCCTGGACATGCTGATGTTCCAGCACTTTCCGAGCCCCCGTGATTACGGGGGCTCGGTCCTCATCCTGGCGGGCGCGCTCGTCGTCCTCTGGGCGAACCGCCTCCGCTCCCGACACCCCCGGGCCCCCGGTCTCCCGGAACTGCCCCAGCCCGCCGACACAACGCCGAGCGACCGCACGGCGGGAATCAAGGGCGCGGAAAGGTAG
- a CDS encoding DUF6002 family protein, translating into MSVNETAASDPSPLVTRESPSLLTRYYRAVAECAARYGTVPADGEFEPSMRLPEMDARVAEFLSPATAGLYDLGDHRGLPLRLLDLRQNPHTQTTKTFASLIIVARAVRHIQETGEPVVLFSPSSGNKAVALRDAVARALTAGLVQPDQLRVVTLTPAQTTGKLRSSILSEDAELRALNPVFVLDDAPPETVKQVGREFKSLFAVSGHDGFRLWHSLRLENYRVADIVRALYDYEFGQAGRTRLRTVHAHAVSSAFGLLGYQSGIDLLKELGHQVADPSFLLVQHMATRDMVLHTLNGSFDPANTPEYTKGPDGVWVQDASPHFPRRTWSPRETLEHTFYTHEPPTAPEMSGLIAAHGGTGIVVSLKECMDRYGECRELLRKSPVPLPSDPRRLTEWSLVMAVTGVLNAIDRGLLPDADGVTVHASGTYGRDDYTPLPDAWINHVDSAGQILDTVLGKVRS; encoded by the coding sequence GTGAGCGTCAACGAGACCGCCGCATCTGACCCCTCCCCCCTGGTCACCCGGGAGAGTCCCAGCCTTCTCACCCGGTACTACCGCGCGGTCGCGGAATGCGCGGCCCGCTACGGGACAGTGCCTGCCGACGGCGAGTTCGAGCCCTCGATGCGCCTCCCCGAGATGGACGCCCGGGTGGCGGAGTTCCTGTCCCCGGCCACCGCCGGCCTGTACGACCTCGGCGACCACCGCGGACTGCCGTTACGTCTGCTGGACCTGCGGCAGAACCCGCACACCCAGACCACCAAGACCTTCGCATCGCTGATCATCGTCGCGCGCGCTGTCCGCCACATCCAGGAGACCGGCGAACCCGTCGTCCTCTTCTCGCCCTCCTCCGGGAACAAGGCCGTCGCACTGCGCGACGCGGTCGCCCGCGCCCTGACCGCCGGGCTCGTCCAGCCGGACCAGCTGCGAGTGGTGACCCTGACCCCCGCGCAGACCACGGGCAAGCTGCGCAGCTCGATCCTGTCCGAGGACGCCGAACTCCGGGCTCTGAACCCGGTGTTCGTCCTGGACGACGCACCGCCGGAGACGGTCAAGCAGGTGGGGCGGGAATTCAAGAGCCTCTTCGCTGTCAGCGGCCACGACGGCTTCCGGCTGTGGCACTCACTGCGGCTGGAGAACTACCGGGTCGCGGACATCGTGCGCGCCCTGTACGACTACGAGTTCGGCCAGGCGGGCCGTACCCGGCTGCGCACCGTCCACGCACACGCGGTGTCCAGCGCCTTCGGACTGCTCGGCTATCAGAGCGGTATCGACCTGCTCAAGGAACTCGGCCACCAGGTCGCCGATCCCTCCTTCCTCCTCGTCCAGCACATGGCCACCCGCGACATGGTGCTGCACACGCTCAACGGCTCGTTCGATCCCGCGAACACACCGGAGTACACCAAGGGCCCGGACGGGGTCTGGGTCCAGGATGCCTCCCCCCACTTCCCGCGGCGCACCTGGTCCCCGCGGGAGACGCTGGAGCACACCTTCTACACCCATGAGCCGCCGACCGCCCCGGAGATGAGCGGCCTCATAGCCGCCCACGGCGGCACGGGCATCGTGGTGTCCCTGAAGGAGTGCATGGACCGGTACGGCGAATGCCGCGAGCTGTTGCGGAAGAGCCCCGTACCGTTGCCGAGCGATCCGCGACGGCTGACCGAGTGGTCCCTGGTCATGGCCGTCACCGGGGTGCTCAACGCGATCGATCGCGGACTGCTCCCCGATGCCGACGGTGTCACCGTCCATGCCTCCGGCACCTACGGGCGGGACGACTACACACCCCTGCCCGACGCGTGGATCAATCATGTGGACAGCGCGGGCCAGATACTCGACACCGTGCTCGGCAAGGTGCGCTCCTGA